Proteins from a single region of Planctomycetota bacterium:
- a CDS encoding nucleotidyltransferase domain-containing protein: protein MNAVAFSEHELAMIRAVLRRHPRVTAGILFGSRAKGTHSERSDVDLAVVGDVTALEAEAIAGDLEELPLPYRFDVQAVARITHRPLRDHIDRVGLCIYRAA, encoded by the coding sequence ATGAACGCCGTGGCGTTTTCGGAGCACGAATTGGCCATGATCCGCGCGGTCCTTCGCCGCCATCCGCGCGTGACGGCGGGAATCCTGTTCGGATCGCGGGCCAAAGGCACGCACTCCGAGCGGTCCGACGTCGATCTCGCGGTCGTGGGCGACGTGACGGCGCTCGAGGCCGAGGCGATTGCCGGCGATCTCGAAGAACTGCCGCTTCCGTATCGGTTCGACGTGCAGGCGGTCGCCCGCATCACCCACCGTCCGCTCCGCGACCACATCGACCGCGTCGGGCTGTGCATCTACCGGGCGGCCTGA
- a CDS encoding alkaline phosphatase, which translates to MTLPRHAPFPAAPFSTSRRRLFRSTASLAAAAVWAGRAEGPLRADVTLPADPFALGVASGDPTADGFVIWTRLAPDPKRPDGAMPAEAVAVRYEVAEDEAFARIVHRGTATATPDWAHSVHAEVTGLAPDRPFFYRFHCAGATSPVGRARTFPAVGTAAGSLRFAFASCQHYEQGFYTAYGQMVRDDPAVILHLGDYIYEQATRGVPVRSQHGGDAVTLADYRQRHAVYKTDADLQAAHRHCPWIVTWDDHEVANDYWAGHSSDATVSAAAFAARRAAGYQAYYEHLPLRRAQLPGSSGMPLFRRVSFGSLAEFFVLDTRQERTRQPCGNGTRPPCDGVLDDAATLTGPAQERWLLDGFATSAATWNILAQQVMMARVDRASGPAEAFSMDQWPGYERQRRRILTAMAARPAANLLVLTGDIHSHWANDLVAAEGDAAGRVVGTELVTTSISSGGNGTATPAGLAALRSENPFVKFHNAQRGYVVCDLTPDRCLAAYRVVDVVTRPGGTVSTAAAFAIHDGRPGLETA; encoded by the coding sequence ATGACGCTCCCCCGCCACGCTCCCTTCCCCGCCGCTCCGTTCTCCACGTCGCGACGCCGGCTTTTCCGCTCGACCGCGTCGCTCGCCGCCGCGGCCGTCTGGGCCGGCCGCGCCGAGGGACCGCTCCGCGCCGACGTCACGCTCCCTGCCGACCCGTTCGCGCTCGGCGTCGCCAGCGGCGATCCGACGGCCGACGGGTTCGTGATCTGGACGCGCCTCGCACCCGATCCGAAGCGGCCCGACGGCGCGATGCCCGCCGAAGCGGTCGCGGTGCGCTACGAGGTCGCCGAGGACGAGGCGTTTGCCCGGATCGTCCACCGCGGCACGGCGACCGCCACCCCCGACTGGGCCCACTCGGTCCATGCCGAGGTCACTGGCCTCGCACCCGACCGGCCGTTCTTCTACCGCTTCCACTGCGCCGGCGCCACGAGCCCCGTCGGCCGGGCGCGGACGTTTCCCGCCGTGGGCACGGCGGCGGGGTCCCTGCGCTTCGCGTTCGCCTCCTGCCAGCACTACGAGCAGGGCTTCTACACCGCCTATGGCCAGATGGTGCGCGACGACCCGGCCGTGATCCTCCATCTCGGCGACTACATCTACGAGCAGGCCACGCGCGGCGTGCCGGTGCGGAGCCAGCACGGCGGCGACGCCGTCACGCTCGCCGACTACCGCCAGCGCCATGCCGTCTACAAGACCGACGCCGATCTCCAGGCCGCCCACCGCCACTGCCCGTGGATCGTCACCTGGGACGACCACGAAGTCGCCAACGACTACTGGGCTGGCCATTCAAGCGACGCCACGGTGTCGGCCGCGGCATTCGCCGCCCGCCGCGCCGCCGGATACCAGGCCTACTACGAGCACCTCCCGCTGCGCCGCGCGCAGCTTCCCGGCAGCAGCGGCATGCCGCTGTTTCGGCGCGTGTCGTTCGGTTCGCTCGCCGAGTTCTTCGTCCTCGACACGCGGCAGGAGCGCACGCGCCAGCCGTGCGGCAACGGCACCCGCCCCCCCTGCGACGGCGTCCTCGACGACGCCGCCACGCTCACCGGCCCCGCGCAGGAGCGCTGGCTCCTCGACGGCTTCGCCACGTCGGCCGCGACGTGGAACATCCTCGCGCAGCAGGTGATGATGGCGCGCGTCGACCGGGCGAGTGGACCGGCCGAGGCCTTTTCGATGGACCAGTGGCCCGGCTACGAGCGCCAGCGGCGGCGGATCCTCACGGCGATGGCCGCGCGGCCGGCGGCCAATCTGCTCGTGCTCACCGGCGATATCCACAGCCACTGGGCCAACGACCTCGTCGCCGCCGAGGGCGACGCCGCCGGCCGCGTCGTCGGCACGGAGCTGGTGACGACGTCGATCAGCTCGGGGGGCAACGGCACGGCGACCCCGGCCGGCCTGGCGGCGCTGCGGAGCGAGAACCCGTTCGTGAAGTTCCACAACGCCCAGCGCGGCTACGTCGTCTGCGACCTTACCCCCGACCGCTGCCTGGCGGCCTACCGGGTGGTGGATGTCGTCACGCGCCCCGGCGGCACGGTCTCGACGGCGGCGGCGTTCGCGATCCACGATGGCCGCCCGGGACTGGAGACGGCGTAG
- a CDS encoding TPM domain-containing protein produces the protein MIASPWRWIAAVLLAPVVAIPLPAQGLPAEVLGARPAGRVVDTTGRLSADEAREITALLDGIAIQTRGDMMVVVIPSTRGEPHRQFATALFNRWQLGAKTRDDGLLLFAALDDRRAEIVLGDGLDDAARQAKSQRVMNDVMIPEFKAGRPGGAIRKGALACATEILGGGAEARSEPEPAPSAVIAGAGPAPLDPGAIPAELPPGADGLAEPVVPRPWVAPPPPAPEGLPWGGLAALGSGLTATGAGGYGLWHLATRRRRRACPRCHVEMIKLDELHDDARLDGAQRAEETVGSVDYDVWTCPSCEHVEKLRYGAFFTRYSRCPSCKAVTTLTTTAGLRSPTRVSEGIEEVTESCGHCGRHVQFRRSIPRLSEPTSSQVNWSGSSSSRSSSFGGGFSGGGRSSGGGASGSW, from the coding sequence ATGATCGCCTCGCCCTGGCGGTGGATCGCGGCGGTCCTCCTCGCCCCGGTCGTCGCGATTCCCCTTCCCGCCCAGGGGCTGCCGGCTGAGGTGCTCGGGGCCCGCCCCGCCGGGCGCGTCGTCGACACGACCGGCCGGCTCTCGGCCGACGAGGCGCGTGAGATCACGGCGCTGCTCGACGGGATCGCCATCCAGACCCGCGGCGACATGATGGTCGTCGTCATCCCCTCGACGCGCGGCGAACCCCACCGGCAGTTCGCCACCGCGCTGTTCAACCGCTGGCAGCTGGGCGCGAAGACGCGCGACGACGGGCTGCTGCTCTTCGCCGCCCTCGACGACCGCCGCGCCGAGATCGTCCTCGGCGACGGCCTCGACGACGCCGCACGCCAGGCGAAGAGCCAGCGCGTGATGAACGACGTGATGATCCCCGAGTTCAAGGCCGGCCGGCCGGGAGGGGCGATCCGCAAAGGCGCGCTGGCCTGCGCCACCGAGATCCTCGGCGGCGGCGCCGAGGCACGGAGCGAACCGGAGCCGGCGCCGTCGGCGGTGATCGCCGGGGCCGGCCCTGCGCCGCTCGATCCCGGGGCGATCCCCGCCGAGCTTCCTCCCGGCGCCGACGGTCTCGCCGAGCCGGTCGTGCCGCGCCCCTGGGTCGCGCCGCCGCCACCGGCGCCGGAAGGATTGCCGTGGGGAGGCCTGGCGGCGCTCGGCAGCGGGCTGACCGCGACGGGCGCGGGGGGCTACGGCCTCTGGCACCTCGCCACGCGGCGCCGCCGGCGCGCCTGCCCGCGCTGCCACGTGGAGATGATCAAGCTCGATGAGCTGCACGACGACGCGCGGCTCGACGGGGCGCAGCGCGCCGAGGAGACAGTCGGCAGTGTCGACTACGACGTCTGGACCTGCCCATCGTGCGAGCATGTCGAAAAGCTCCGCTACGGCGCGTTCTTCACCCGGTACTCGCGCTGCCCGTCCTGCAAGGCGGTGACGACGCTGACCACCACCGCTGGCCTCCGTAGCCCGACGAGGGTGAGCGAGGGGATCGAGGAAGTCACCGAGTCGTGCGGCCACTGCGGGCGTCATGTGCAGTTCCGCCGGTCGATCCCGCGCCTTTCCGAGCCGACGTCGTCGCAGGTCAACTGGTCGGGCTCGTCGTCGAGCCGATCGTCGTCGTTCGGAGGAGGTTTTTCCGGTGGCGGCCGGTCGAGTGGCGGCGGTGCCAGCGGGAGCTGGTGA
- a CDS encoding type II toxin-antitoxin system VapC family toxin, with protein MKRVLLDTNGFSALARGDAAVLAALSEADVVYLSAVVLGELQAGFKGGSAEKANREALQRFLERPTVRTLAVTPDTAEVYASVKHALKQAGTPIPINDVWICAHALEIGAVVITDDAHFDRVPGVRVWVRDGG; from the coding sequence ATGAAGCGGGTGCTCCTCGACACCAATGGTTTTTCCGCGCTCGCCCGGGGCGATGCCGCCGTGCTCGCCGCCCTTTCGGAGGCCGACGTCGTCTATCTGTCGGCAGTGGTTCTCGGCGAGCTGCAGGCGGGGTTCAAAGGTGGGTCGGCGGAGAAGGCCAACCGTGAGGCACTGCAGCGGTTTCTCGAGCGCCCCACGGTGAGGACACTGGCCGTGACGCCCGACACTGCCGAGGTGTATGCCTCCGTGAAGCACGCGCTGAAGCAAGCCGGGACACCGATCCCGATCAACGATGTCTGGATCTGTGCCCATGCCCTCGAGATCGGTGCCGTGGTGATCACCGACGACGCCCACTTCGACCGCGTGCCGGGAGTGCGGGTGTGGGTTCGGGACGGTGGCTGA
- a CDS encoding nucleotidyltransferase encodes MNRGPDIRWQQRFENFDRALALLKDALSRGPSALNQLEKEGAVQRFEYTLELAWKTIKDYLEDSGVVLTAVTPRQVIKDAFTARVIDDGQTWIDMIDHRNLLSHTYDPANFEEAVDAIHDRYLAAFTQVHDLFESRKTP; translated from the coding sequence ATGAACCGTGGCCCGGACATCCGTTGGCAGCAGCGCTTCGAGAATTTCGACCGCGCTCTGGCGTTGCTGAAAGACGCGTTGTCGCGTGGGCCGTCCGCATTGAATCAGCTCGAGAAGGAAGGTGCGGTCCAACGGTTTGAATACACGCTCGAACTGGCGTGGAAGACGATCAAGGACTACCTCGAGGACAGCGGTGTCGTGCTCACTGCGGTGACACCGCGCCAGGTCATCAAGGATGCGTTCACCGCGCGCGTCATCGATGACGGACAAACGTGGATCGACATGATCGACCACCGCAATCTCCTGTCCCATACCTACGATCCGGCCAACTTCGAGGAGGCTGTCGACGCGATTCACGATCGCTACCTCGCCGCGTTCACCCAGGTGCACGACCTCTTCGAGTCACGCAAGACGCCATGA
- a CDS encoding dehydrogenase: MHVCRAVVVLVVAVIGGGHAAAAEVPIAGQVLTVPDGCTVEALAAAPLVERPVTCDFDERGRLYVTESSGSNDKVDRQQAHPTHRVLRLEDADGDGVFDRRTVYAERIMLPEGSAWWRGSLYVAAPPVIWKFTDADDDGVAERREVWFDGRTLTGCANDLHGPYVGRDGRFYWCKGAFAEQTYDLRGRPGWTTRASHIFRARPDGTDFEPVLTGGMDNPVDVAFTPGGERVLSCTFLVHPGGGERDGLIHALYGGVYGKDHGVLDGHPRTGDLLPALAHLGPAAPAGLHFHSGFGLGAGAAGDLYSCAFNLRTVFRHRLVPTGATFMTEDEPFLQSDSVDFHPTDVTEDADGSLVVVDTGGWYKLCCPTSQLEKPAALGAIYRVRRAAAAPVADPRGLALDWTALDPDRLAGLLADPRPAVVARATDRLAAVGAPAVPALVPLRAAAPQATTRTAAVWALCRIDGAPARRGVREALADADPVVRQAACHTAGLHRDALAVDALARIVAGDEPAVARAAAEALGRIGDRASARALVAATARPADRALDHSILHGLIEARQSGILREALAADPPPARRAALIALDQSAGLSGVEPLATADILPACDADAAAVRDAAWWVASHRPDCSAALAGKVAGQLARMVRGTAQERSAITALLAPLASDPSVAGAIAAPLDGDDPALREAALEVMRTARPKTAPAAWVEALSRVALEPTERGTAAAATAGEALAILAGLPLTKEMRGAFRATAFRIEEAGVVDPAAILRALAIPGDATGELPDVIVGRLLLVATLGESPVDRSAAASILAAAALPEPARKRVGEAFARLGAQEATLLLPSLVRDGGEPLAVALAGLAAGDAATGIRTDLLAAAVAKLPAESAAIGEALVARSGAAAAGERAAFEALWAALPPGDATRGHAVFAGRTGACTSCHAMAYVGGRVGPDLSHIGAIRTPRDLLEAIVRPSASFVRSYEPSVVVTADGRSFQGVVRDEPGGMLAVQTSATAVERIPRELVEAIEPGRVSLMPHGYDKLLSPQELADLVSFLHRAK, encoded by the coding sequence ATGCACGTGTGCCGGGCGGTCGTCGTTCTCGTCGTCGCGGTCATCGGCGGCGGGCACGCCGCCGCGGCCGAGGTGCCCATTGCCGGGCAGGTCCTCACCGTGCCCGACGGGTGTACCGTCGAGGCGCTCGCCGCCGCGCCGCTGGTCGAGCGGCCGGTGACCTGCGACTTCGACGAGCGCGGGCGGCTGTATGTCACCGAGAGCAGCGGCTCCAACGACAAGGTCGATCGGCAGCAGGCGCACCCCACCCACCGCGTCCTCCGGCTGGAGGATGCCGACGGCGACGGCGTCTTCGACCGGCGCACGGTGTACGCCGAGAGGATCATGCTCCCCGAGGGCTCGGCGTGGTGGCGCGGGAGCCTGTACGTGGCCGCCCCGCCGGTGATTTGGAAGTTCACCGATGCCGACGACGACGGCGTGGCGGAACGGCGCGAGGTGTGGTTCGACGGCCGCACGCTCACCGGCTGTGCCAACGACCTCCACGGGCCCTACGTCGGCCGCGACGGCCGCTTCTACTGGTGCAAGGGGGCGTTCGCCGAGCAGACCTACGACCTCCGCGGCCGCCCCGGCTGGACGACGCGCGCCAGCCACATCTTCCGCGCCCGTCCCGACGGCACCGACTTCGAGCCGGTCCTCACCGGCGGGATGGACAATCCGGTCGACGTCGCCTTCACCCCCGGCGGCGAGCGGGTCCTCTCCTGCACGTTCCTCGTCCATCCCGGCGGCGGCGAGCGCGATGGACTGATCCACGCCCTCTACGGCGGCGTGTATGGCAAAGACCATGGCGTCCTCGACGGCCATCCGCGGACCGGCGACCTCCTGCCGGCGCTGGCGCACCTCGGCCCGGCCGCCCCTGCGGGGCTCCATTTCCATTCGGGATTCGGGCTCGGGGCGGGCGCCGCGGGGGATCTGTATTCGTGTGCGTTCAATCTGCGCACCGTGTTCCGCCACCGGCTCGTGCCGACCGGGGCGACGTTCATGACCGAGGACGAGCCGTTTCTCCAGTCCGACTCGGTCGACTTCCATCCCACCGACGTCACCGAGGACGCCGACGGATCGCTCGTCGTCGTCGACACCGGCGGCTGGTACAAGCTCTGCTGCCCGACGTCGCAATTGGAGAAGCCGGCGGCGCTGGGGGCGATCTACCGGGTGCGCCGCGCTGCCGCCGCGCCGGTCGCCGACCCGCGCGGCCTGGCGCTCGACTGGACGGCGCTCGACCCCGACCGGCTCGCCGGGCTGCTCGCCGACCCGCGCCCCGCCGTCGTCGCCCGGGCCACCGACCGGCTGGCGGCCGTCGGAGCGCCGGCGGTGCCGGCACTCGTCCCCCTCCGGGCGGCGGCGCCGCAGGCCACGACCCGGACGGCCGCGGTGTGGGCACTGTGCCGGATCGACGGCGCCCCCGCGCGGCGCGGCGTGCGCGAGGCGCTGGCCGATGCCGATCCGGTGGTCCGGCAAGCAGCGTGCCACACGGCCGGCCTCCATCGGGACGCGCTGGCTGTCGACGCACTCGCGCGGATCGTGGCCGGCGACGAACCGGCCGTCGCCCGCGCGGCGGCCGAAGCCCTCGGCCGGATCGGCGATCGGGCGAGTGCCCGGGCACTGGTCGCCGCCACGGCGCGGCCCGCCGACCGGGCGCTCGACCATTCGATCCTCCATGGCCTCATCGAGGCCCGCCAGTCCGGGATCCTGCGCGAGGCACTCGCGGCCGACCCGCCGCCGGCGCGCCGCGCGGCGTTGATCGCGCTCGACCAGTCGGCCGGCCTGTCGGGAGTGGAGCCGCTCGCCACCGCCGACATCCTGCCGGCATGCGATGCCGACGCGGCGGCCGTGCGCGATGCCGCCTGGTGGGTGGCGTCGCACCGGCCCGACTGTTCGGCCGCCCTGGCCGGCAAGGTGGCGGGGCAACTGGCGCGGATGGTGCGGGGAACAGCCCAGGAGCGCTCCGCGATCACCGCCCTCCTCGCCCCGTTGGCGAGCGATCCGAGCGTGGCCGGTGCCATCGCCGCGCCACTCGACGGCGACGACCCGGCACTCCGCGAGGCGGCGCTCGAGGTGATGCGGACGGCCCGCCCCAAGACGGCGCCGGCCGCGTGGGTCGAGGCGCTGTCGCGCGTCGCGCTCGAGCCGACCGAGCGCGGCACCGCGGCCGCGGCGACGGCCGGCGAGGCGCTGGCGATCCTCGCCGGCTTGCCGTTGACCAAGGAGATGCGGGGGGCATTTCGCGCCACGGCCTTCCGGATCGAGGAGGCGGGCGTGGTCGATCCAGCGGCGATCCTCCGCGCCCTGGCGATCCCCGGCGACGCCACCGGCGAGCTTCCCGACGTGATCGTCGGCCGGTTGCTGCTGGTCGCGACGCTCGGCGAGTCGCCCGTCGATCGCAGCGCCGCCGCCTCGATCCTCGCCGCGGCCGCGCTTCCCGAACCGGCGCGGAAGCGCGTCGGCGAGGCGTTTGCACGGCTGGGCGCCCAGGAAGCGACGCTCCTGCTCCCGAGTCTCGTCAGGGACGGGGGCGAGCCGCTGGCAGTGGCGCTGGCCGGCCTTGCCGCCGGCGATGCCGCCACCGGCATCCGCACCGACCTGCTCGCCGCGGCGGTGGCGAAACTCCCCGCGGAGTCGGCGGCGATCGGCGAAGCGCTCGTCGCCCGCAGCGGAGCGGCGGCTGCCGGGGAGCGCGCGGCGTTCGAGGCCTTGTGGGCGGCCCTGCCACCGGGCGACGCGACGCGTGGCCATGCCGTATTCGCCGGACGGACAGGCGCCTGCACTTCCTGCCATGCGATGGCCTACGTCGGCGGTCGCGTCGGCCCCGACCTGTCACACATCGGCGCGATCCGCACGCCGCGCGATCTCCTCGAGGCGATCGTCCGTCCCAGCGCCAGCTTCGTGCGCAGTTACGAGCCGAGCGTCGTCGTCACCGCCGACGGCCGGTCGTTTCAGGGAGTGGTCCGCGACGAGCCCGGCGGCATGCTCGCCGTGCAGACGTCGGCGACGGCGGTCGAGCGGATCCCGCGCGAGCTCGTCGAGGCGATCGAGCCGGGGCGCGTGTCGCTGATGCCGCACGGCTACGACAAACTCCTCTCGCCCCAGGAGCTGGCCGATCTGGTCTCGTTCCTGCACCGGGCGAAATGA
- a CDS encoding ribbon-helix-helix domain-containing protein codes for MKAITIHGLEEPVWALLQERAKEQGASINATVKGILEQALGVKRVRQQPHRRDFEEFCGMWSPEEADAFGRATIDDRRVDPDDWR; via the coding sequence ATGAAAGCAATCACGATTCATGGTCTGGAAGAGCCCGTGTGGGCTCTGCTGCAGGAGCGTGCCAAGGAGCAGGGCGCGAGCATCAACGCGACCGTGAAGGGAATCCTCGAACAGGCCCTCGGGGTCAAGCGCGTCAGGCAGCAACCGCATCGCCGGGACTTCGAGGAATTCTGCGGCATGTGGAGCCCGGAGGAGGCCGACGCGTTCGGGCGCGCCACCATCGACGACAGGCGCGTCGATCCCGACGACTGGCGATGA
- a CDS encoding DUF3500 domain-containing protein, producing the protein MLRPILPRQRIHFCLACFLALALAGLGLVARSALGQPVAPGTAMVKAAEAFLGALAPEQAARVRRPFDDPKRTDWHFIPKFERKGLPLREMTPAQEKLALDLLAAAVSQPGFAKASGIMALDEILRLHEGAKARNIRDGKRYFFTIFGAPSATDPWALSVEGHHLSLNFVVRDGRLVDSTPQFFGANPAEVRGDLPGLPGKGTRLLRDEEQIAFELLGALDAGQRAKAVIAPECPADIRAAGTPQPPAEPPAGISWRDLTAPQRDILRRLVDAYCASMVAEVADERRALLAAAPGGWDALSFAWAGATQPGTGHYYRVEGPTMVIEFVNVQPDAEGNPANHIHCVWRDRTGDFDLPASAAR; encoded by the coding sequence ATGCTGCGCCCGATCCTGCCGCGGCAGCGGATCCATTTCTGCCTGGCCTGCTTCCTCGCCCTGGCGCTGGCGGGTCTCGGGTTGGTGGCACGCTCCGCCCTGGGGCAGCCGGTCGCGCCCGGTACGGCGATGGTCAAGGCCGCCGAGGCGTTTCTCGGGGCACTCGCGCCCGAGCAGGCGGCGCGCGTGCGGCGGCCGTTCGACGATCCGAAGCGCACCGACTGGCACTTCATCCCGAAGTTCGAGCGCAAGGGGCTGCCCCTCCGCGAGATGACGCCGGCGCAGGAAAAACTGGCGCTCGACCTGCTCGCGGCCGCCGTGTCGCAGCCGGGGTTCGCCAAGGCCAGCGGGATCATGGCCCTCGACGAGATCCTCCGCCTCCACGAAGGGGCCAAGGCGCGCAACATCCGCGACGGCAAGCGATACTTCTTCACGATCTTCGGCGCACCCTCGGCCACCGATCCCTGGGCGCTGTCGGTCGAGGGGCACCACCTGTCGCTCAATTTCGTCGTCCGCGACGGGCGCCTGGTCGACAGCACGCCGCAGTTTTTCGGCGCCAACCCCGCCGAGGTGCGCGGCGACCTGCCGGGGCTGCCGGGGAAGGGGACGCGGCTGTTGCGCGACGAGGAGCAGATCGCCTTCGAGCTGCTCGGCGCGCTCGACGCCGGCCAGCGTGCCAAGGCGGTCATCGCTCCCGAGTGCCCGGCCGATATCCGCGCCGCCGGCACGCCGCAGCCCCCGGCCGAGCCGCCGGCGGGGATTTCGTGGCGTGACCTTACGGCCCCGCAGCGCGACATCCTCCGCCGTCTCGTCGACGCCTACTGCGCCTCGATGGTCGCCGAGGTCGCCGACGAACGCCGGGCCCTGCTCGCCGCGGCCCCCGGCGGCTGGGACGCGCTGTCTTTTGCCTGGGCCGGGGCGACCCAGCCGGGAACCGGCCATTACTACCGCGTCGAGGGGCCGACGATGGTGATCGAGTTCGTCAACGTCCAGCCCGACGCCGAGGGGAACCCCGCCAACCACATCCACTGCGTGTGGCGCGACCGGACGGGAGATTTCGATCTTCCCGCATCGGCGGCCCGGTAG